The following are encoded in a window of Aromatoleum petrolei genomic DNA:
- a CDS encoding TatD family hydrolase, translating to MLVDTHIHLDAVEFDADRAAVIAAARAAGIARFVVPAVEVANFDRVAALSATNADIVHAFGIHPMYVGGARGEDLDILQERLAHGRAVAVGEIGLDFYGEDFDRATQEQYFVEQLKLARRFGLPVILHVRRAVDDILKQLRRIEVPGGIAHAFNGSRQQADAFIALGFRLGFGGAMTFDGSRRIRNLAATLPLDSIVLETDAPDIPPAWAQGRRNEPADLRRFAEVLAGLRGLSVAEVTEATGRNACAVLPALACG from the coding sequence ATGCTCGTCGATACGCACATCCACCTCGATGCCGTCGAGTTCGACGCGGACCGCGCGGCGGTAATCGCGGCCGCGCGCGCGGCGGGCATTGCACGCTTCGTCGTGCCCGCGGTCGAGGTCGCGAATTTCGACAGGGTTGCGGCGCTCTCGGCCACCAATGCCGACATCGTCCACGCCTTCGGCATCCATCCCATGTATGTCGGTGGCGCGCGCGGGGAGGATCTCGACATCCTGCAGGAGCGTCTCGCGCATGGGCGGGCCGTCGCGGTCGGGGAGATCGGCCTCGATTTCTACGGGGAGGATTTCGACCGAGCGACGCAAGAGCAGTATTTTGTCGAACAGCTCAAGCTCGCCCGCCGTTTCGGGCTTCCCGTCATCCTCCATGTCCGGCGCGCAGTCGATGACATTCTCAAGCAGCTGCGCCGGATCGAGGTGCCTGGCGGCATCGCTCACGCCTTCAATGGCAGTCGCCAGCAGGCAGATGCCTTCATCGCGTTGGGGTTCAGGCTCGGGTTCGGCGGGGCGATGACTTTCGACGGCTCGCGCCGAATCCGCAACCTCGCGGCGACGCTGCCATTGGACTCGATCGTGCTCGAAACGGACGCGCCGGACATCCCCCCCGCCTGGGCCCAGGGAAGGCGCAACGAGCCGGCCGATCTGCGTCGCTTTGCCGAGGTGCTGGCCGGACTGCGCGGCCTCTCCGTCGCCGAAGTCACAGAGGCCACGGGACGGAACGCCTGCGCCGTCCTCCCTGCGCTGGCTTGCGGCTGA
- a CDS encoding ABC-type transport auxiliary lipoprotein family protein: MTFRNWKRGVRILAALCAGLALGACGGLPQRSAVPAIYDLGVAEAASPAPAILPSKIEVRAPSWLATSAMQYRLEYRQPAQRQMFSESRWAAPPAEMLQRRLLQALSAPSSTGGGCRLRLEIDEFTQAFDAPEASAAVINARAELLPPRGENAVARRTFAMREPAPSADARGGVTAFRRAGERLANEIGHWGDGIGAGVCGR; the protein is encoded by the coding sequence ATGACATTTCGTAACTGGAAGCGGGGAGTGAGGATCCTCGCCGCGCTCTGCGCGGGTCTTGCGCTGGGTGCCTGCGGCGGTCTGCCGCAACGCTCGGCCGTGCCCGCCATCTACGATCTCGGCGTGGCCGAGGCCGCTTCCCCGGCGCCTGCCATCCTGCCGTCGAAAATCGAAGTCCGGGCGCCGTCCTGGCTCGCAACATCGGCAATGCAGTATCGGCTTGAGTACCGTCAGCCCGCGCAACGCCAGATGTTTTCCGAAAGCCGGTGGGCCGCCCCGCCGGCCGAAATGCTGCAGCGGCGGCTGCTTCAGGCCCTGTCGGCACCGTCTTCGACCGGCGGCGGCTGCCGCCTGCGCCTTGAAATCGACGAATTCACCCAGGCGTTCGACGCCCCCGAAGCCAGTGCTGCGGTCATCAACGCCCGCGCCGAACTGTTGCCGCCGAGAGGTGAGAATGCGGTCGCGCGGCGGACGTTCGCGATGCGCGAGCCTGCGCCCAGTGCGGACGCGCGGGGTGGGGTTACCGCATTCCGCAGGGCGGGCGAACGGCTCGCGAACGAAATCGGGCACTGGGGGGACGGGATCGGTGCGGGGGTGTGCGGCCGCTAG
- a CDS encoding ABC transporter ATP-binding protein: MNAKPVIELHGIVTRFGATRVHDGVDLTVHRGEVVALVGGSGSGKTTLLRHIIGLTRPAAGEVSVFGAPLFSGSVREQRMRRRRFGVLFQHGALFSAMNVADNIGFPLRELRVATEAEIANLVALKLAMVELDRSTALLMPAELSGGMVKRVALARALALEPELLLLDEPTAGLDPDRSMAFVELVRSLQRQLGLTVVLVTHDVDTLAALATKIAILSDRRIVSCVSLEETMELDHPFVDGFFRKPFGLRAGVRSGGVR; the protein is encoded by the coding sequence ATGAACGCGAAGCCGGTGATCGAGCTGCACGGCATCGTCACGCGCTTCGGCGCCACGCGGGTGCACGATGGCGTTGACCTGACCGTGCATCGTGGCGAAGTGGTCGCGCTGGTCGGTGGGTCCGGCAGCGGCAAGACGACCCTGCTGCGCCACATCATCGGCCTCACGCGGCCGGCCGCGGGCGAGGTGTCGGTGTTCGGTGCGCCGCTGTTTTCCGGTAGCGTCCGCGAACAGCGCATGCGACGGCGCCGTTTCGGCGTGCTGTTCCAGCACGGCGCATTGTTCTCCGCGATGAATGTTGCCGATAACATCGGTTTCCCGCTGCGGGAACTGCGCGTCGCGACGGAAGCCGAGATTGCCAACCTCGTCGCCCTCAAGCTCGCGATGGTCGAACTCGACCGCTCGACGGCACTACTGATGCCCGCGGAGCTCTCGGGCGGAATGGTCAAGCGTGTGGCCCTCGCGCGTGCCCTTGCGCTCGAGCCCGAACTGCTGCTGCTCGACGAACCGACGGCGGGCCTGGACCCGGACCGCAGCATGGCCTTCGTCGAACTCGTGCGCAGCCTGCAGCGTCAGCTCGGGCTGACCGTGGTGCTCGTGACCCACGACGTCGACACGCTCGCAGCGCTGGCGACCAAAATCGCGATACTCTCGGATCGACGCATCGTGAGCTGCGTCTCGCTCGAGGAAACGATGGAACTGGACCACCCCTTTGTCGACGGCTTCTTCCGCAAACCCTTCGGCCTGCGCGCAGGCGTCCGGAGCGGAGGGGTGCGCTGA
- a CDS encoding MlaD family protein gives MENRAHALAAGLFAIVLGAALLASLWWFADDGDSQRTYILESAGTVTGLNLEARVRYRGMAAGKVSDIAIDPEDPRKILVHIRLRNDIPLTKGTRASLAYQGVTGLAYVQLNDRGENPEPLVGEGDEPPRLKMEPGTMEQLSDTALDAARRLRLVADKLGDLVTDENIRRVGNTLQKLESAAAGADRTLADAPKTLASIRAVLNQENLTRLSSTLQNLERASVDAGPAIGELKMLMTRLYGLAERLDAATAVTGEQVTNETLPQLNALLDELKGTSQRIGHLVEEVDASPQMLLLGRDPVPAGPGETGFNANASPTR, from the coding sequence ATGGAAAACCGTGCCCATGCCCTTGCGGCGGGACTCTTCGCCATCGTTCTCGGCGCCGCGCTGCTCGCATCGCTGTGGTGGTTCGCCGACGACGGTGACTCGCAGCGCACCTACATCCTCGAGTCGGCCGGCACCGTCACGGGCCTCAACCTCGAGGCACGGGTGCGCTATCGCGGCATGGCCGCCGGGAAGGTCTCCGACATCGCCATCGACCCCGAGGATCCGCGCAAGATCCTCGTCCATATCCGCCTGCGCAACGACATTCCGCTGACGAAAGGCACACGCGCCAGTCTCGCCTATCAAGGGGTCACCGGGCTCGCCTACGTCCAGCTCAACGACCGTGGCGAAAATCCGGAGCCACTGGTGGGGGAGGGCGATGAACCACCGCGGCTGAAGATGGAACCTGGGACGATGGAGCAACTCTCCGACACGGCCCTCGACGCCGCGCGCAGACTCAGACTCGTTGCAGACAAGCTCGGCGATCTCGTCACGGACGAGAACATCCGCCGGGTTGGAAATACCCTCCAGAAACTGGAGTCGGCGGCGGCGGGGGCGGACCGGACGCTGGCCGACGCGCCGAAGACCCTGGCATCGATCCGTGCGGTTCTGAACCAGGAGAATCTGACCCGGCTGTCGAGTACCTTGCAGAATCTGGAGCGTGCGAGTGTCGACGCCGGGCCGGCCATCGGCGAACTCAAGATGCTGATGACCCGGCTGTACGGGCTCGCCGAGCGTCTCGATGCAGCGACTGCTGTTACGGGCGAGCAGGTGACCAACGAAACCCTGCCGCAGCTCAACGCGCTGCTCGATGAACTGAAAGGAACCTCGCAACGTATCGGGCATCTCGTCGAGGAAGTCGACGCTTCTCCGCAGATGCTGTTGCTCGGACGCGATCCCGTCCCTGCCGGCCCCGGCGAAACCGGATTCAACGCCAACGCGTCCCCGACCCGATGA
- a CDS encoding enoyl-CoA hydratase: MSALPQQSDNAPILLRRDEGGVAYLTLNRPGQFNSLSRAMLEALIDEIDAIAKDTSVRVVVLAGEGKAFCAGHDLKEMRGNHTLQFQQDLFRLCGKFMVKLTELPQPVIARVHGIATAAGCQLVSMCDLAVAVDVARFAVSGINVGLFCATPSVGLSRNMGRKEAFEMLVTGDFIDAAEAQRRGLVNRVVPLEALDTEIAKLASAICAKSPLAIRMGKQMFYRQLEMGMEAAYQMAAETMACNMMSEDAAEGIDAFIAKRRPEWRGR, encoded by the coding sequence ATGAGCGCACTGCCTCAGCAATCCGACAACGCACCGATTCTTCTGCGCCGCGACGAGGGGGGCGTTGCATACCTGACGCTGAACCGGCCCGGCCAGTTCAACTCCCTCTCGCGTGCGATGCTCGAAGCCCTGATCGACGAGATCGACGCGATCGCGAAGGATACGAGCGTGCGCGTGGTCGTGCTGGCGGGCGAGGGCAAGGCCTTCTGCGCCGGGCACGACCTGAAGGAGATGCGCGGCAACCATACGCTGCAATTCCAGCAGGATCTCTTCCGCCTGTGCGGCAAGTTCATGGTGAAGCTCACCGAGCTGCCGCAGCCCGTCATCGCCCGTGTCCACGGCATCGCGACCGCGGCCGGCTGCCAGCTCGTGTCGATGTGCGACCTCGCCGTTGCCGTCGACGTCGCACGCTTTGCCGTATCGGGCATCAACGTCGGCCTCTTCTGCGCGACCCCCAGCGTGGGGCTGTCGCGCAACATGGGGCGCAAGGAAGCGTTCGAGATGCTGGTGACCGGCGACTTCATCGACGCCGCCGAAGCGCAACGCCGCGGCCTCGTGAACCGCGTCGTGCCGCTGGAGGCGCTCGACACCGAGATCGCCAAGCTCGCCTCCGCGATTTGCGCCAAATCGCCTCTCGCGATCCGCATGGGCAAGCAGATGTTCTACCGCCAGCTCGAGATGGGCATGGAGGCCGCCTACCAGATGGCAGCGGAGACCATGGCCTGCAACATGATGAGCGAGGACGCGGCCGAAGGCATCGATGCCTTCATCGCCAAGCGCAGACCGGAGTGGCGCGGGCGCTGA
- a CDS encoding TetR/AcrR family transcriptional regulator, translating to MENKPLKPRVQLDRNAWVSAATEVLAEEGIAGLRVEVLAKRLKVTKGSFYWHFQDRRDLLLAVLHVWKDGRIRDIVKQTRAQPGRELEQIYHVIDVYSTSRSRRGAAIELAVRDWARRDADAAAIVAEVDDIRLRCARDLFLACGVPMEEASSRCMLLYAYVFGISLMIYDKFDSDVTRLKRDIAELIAQSASMKRKAAATSG from the coding sequence ATGGAAAACAAGCCTCTAAAACCGCGCGTCCAGCTCGACCGCAACGCATGGGTAAGCGCCGCCACCGAGGTCCTCGCCGAAGAGGGCATCGCCGGACTTCGCGTGGAAGTGCTCGCAAAGCGCCTGAAGGTCACGAAAGGCAGCTTCTACTGGCACTTCCAGGATCGTCGGGATCTGCTGCTGGCCGTCCTTCATGTGTGGAAGGACGGGCGGATCCGCGACATCGTCAAGCAGACGCGCGCCCAGCCCGGCCGGGAGCTGGAGCAGATTTATCACGTAATCGATGTTTATAGCACGAGCCGCAGCCGGCGCGGTGCCGCAATCGAACTCGCAGTGCGCGACTGGGCGCGTCGCGACGCCGACGCGGCGGCGATCGTCGCCGAAGTCGACGACATCCGCCTGCGCTGCGCGCGCGATCTGTTCCTCGCGTGCGGGGTGCCGATGGAGGAAGCGTCGAGCCGCTGCATGCTGCTATATGCCTACGTGTTCGGCATCTCGCTGATGATCTACGACAAGTTCGACAGCGACGTGACACGCCTGAAACGCGATATCGCAGAGCTCATCGCGCAGTCGGCGAGCATGAAGCGCAAGGCTGCCGCGACCAGCGGCTGA
- a CDS encoding electron transfer flavoprotein subunit beta/FixA family protein, translated as MKILVPVKRVVDYNVKVRVKADGTGVDIANVKMSMNPFDEIAVEEAVRLKEAGIATEVVAVSCGVAACQETIRAAMAIGADRGILVESDADLQPLAVAKLLKALCDKEQPTVVICGKQAIDDDSNQTGQMLAALMGWPQATFASKVALSDGVANVTREIDGGLETLEMKLPAVVTTDLRLNEPRYATLPNIMKAKKKPLETVKPADLGVDVAPRLATLKVAEPPKRSAGVRVADVAQLVDKLKNEAKVI; from the coding sequence TTGAAGATCCTGGTACCCGTCAAACGCGTAGTCGATTACAACGTCAAGGTGCGAGTCAAGGCTGACGGCACGGGCGTCGATATCGCGAATGTGAAGATGTCCATGAACCCCTTCGACGAAATCGCCGTCGAGGAAGCAGTGCGGTTGAAGGAAGCCGGCATCGCCACCGAGGTCGTGGCGGTGAGCTGCGGCGTTGCGGCCTGCCAGGAGACGATCCGTGCCGCGATGGCGATCGGTGCCGACCGCGGCATCCTGGTCGAGAGCGACGCTGACCTGCAGCCGCTGGCCGTGGCGAAGCTGCTCAAGGCGCTGTGCGACAAGGAGCAGCCGACGGTCGTGATCTGCGGCAAGCAGGCGATCGACGACGACTCGAACCAGACCGGCCAGATGCTGGCCGCGCTGATGGGCTGGCCGCAGGCCACCTTCGCCTCCAAGGTTGCGCTCAGCGACGGCGTCGCCAACGTGACGCGCGAGATCGACGGCGGTCTTGAAACCCTCGAGATGAAGCTGCCGGCGGTCGTCACCACCGACCTGCGCCTCAACGAGCCGCGCTACGCGACGCTGCCGAACATCATGAAGGCGAAGAAGAAGCCGCTGGAGACCGTGAAGCCCGCGGACCTCGGCGTCGATGTCGCGCCGCGCCTGGCGACGCTGAAAGTGGCCGAGCCGCCCAAGCGCAGCGCCGGCGTGCGCGTTGCGGACGTCGCGCAACTCGTCGACAAGCTCAAGAACGAAGCGAAGGTGATCTGA